From one Branchiostoma floridae strain S238N-H82 chromosome 3, Bfl_VNyyK, whole genome shotgun sequence genomic stretch:
- the LOC118411329 gene encoding neuropeptide FF receptor 2-like — MQTANESFNVTMFDFSNPILKQTVPIISVFVLSYFVVFAMCVVGNVLVCFVVLKIPRMRNVTNFFILNLSVSDLLVSVFCMPFTLVDNIIKGWPFGDVMCKLSPAVQIVSVTASVFTLVAIALDRYYAIIYPTEPKFTIRRTMYVIAGVWILAIIVAIPQILLIQEGRWPREGDVILLHLCEEPYPYWRKAYTTVLFGLCYICPLLVIMYLYVRIGYSVWIKPTPGGDKASKEAKSLAMSKKVRVIKMLLTVVILFTISWLPIHVITMINDYATLSADRQNIIWVYIYPVAHWLIYFNSSVNPIIYGYFNQNFRTAFKTLLLSRRGVGALQDMSNANGAHTNRHHSRSPNPRSASRSPRPGVSPKQRGLVVETRNKSLPDVN; from the exons ATGCAGACGGCGAATGAGTCATTCAATGTGACTATGTTTGACTTTAGTAATCCTATCTTGAAGCAAACTGTGCCTATTATTTCGGTGTTCGTGCTATCCTACTTCGTCGTGTTCGCCATGTGTGTAGTCGGAAACGTGCTTGTCTGCTTCGTGGTGCTGAAGATTCCACGCATGCGTAACGTGACCAACTTCTTCATCTTGAACTTGTCCGTCAGTGACCTGTTGGTCTCTGTCTTCTGTATGCCCTTCACCTTGGTGGACAACATCATTAAAG GATGGCCATTCGGGGATGTGATGTGTAAGCTGTCCCCTGCTGTGCAAATTGTGTCGGTGACCGCCTCCGTCTTCACGCTAGTCGCCATTGCACTGGACAG ATACTACGCCATCATCTACCCGACTGAGCCGAAGTTCACCATCAGACGTACCATGTACGTCATTGCTGGAGTTTGGATCCTGGCAATCATTGTGGCAATACCCCAG ATCCTCCTGATCCAAGAGGGACGCTGGCCCCGGGAGGGAGACGTCATCCTCCTCCATCTTTGCGAGGAGCCCTATCCCTACTGGCGCAAGGCTTACACCACCGTGCTGTTCGGACTCTGCTACATCTGCCCCCTCCTGGTCATCATGTACCTGTACGTCCGCATCGGCTACAGCGTGTGGATAAAGCCTACCCCGGGCGGTGACAAGGCAAGTAAGGAAGCCAAATCTCTCGCCATGAGCAAGAAGGTGAGAGTTATTAAGATGTTGTTAACGGTGGTGATCCTGTTTACCATATCCTGGCTACCTATCCATGTCATCACCATGATCAACGACTACGCCACGCTGTCAGCAGACAGGCAGAACATCATCTGGGTCTACATCTATCCCGTTGCTCATTGGCTGATCTACTTCAACAGCTCGGTTAATCCGATCATCTACGGATACTTCAACCAGAACTTCCGGACAGCCTTCAAGACGCTGCTGTTGTCGCGGCGAGGAGTCGGTGCTCTACAAGACATGAGCAACGCCAACGGGGCACACACCAACAGGCATCACTCGAGAAGCCCGAACCCTCGTTCTGCATCGAGAAGCCCACGGCCGGGGGTCTCTCCGAAGCAACGGGGTCTTGTGGTCGAGACTCGGAACAAAAGTCTTCCCGACGTTAATTGA
- the LOC118411777 gene encoding neuropeptide FF receptor 2-like — protein MATTENGTIPPGNVTNFEIPGTILKQSIPVIVILVISYFVVFILCVVGNSLVCFIVAKIPRMRTVTNYFILNLAASDILVAVFCMPFTLVDNIIIGGFCYPLPFQVGSYRSFIQALMEVAEEYYAIVYPTTTTFTGRITLYVTAGVWMLSLLLMIPQVLLIRENAWVENGQVILTLCQETSAFWRKIYTTVLFICCFIIPLTVIMYLYAQIGLAVWFKPTPGGDKATDEAKAVSLQRKMKVIKMLLTVVVLFALSWLPIHVITMINDYGSLSPDQLDVLWIYVYPACHWLIYLNSAINPIIYGFFNQNFRAAFRTLMMMRGLNVSSFQSRMVSQGTVIKRSTRKRPLKSTTAKSADQVSPEAV, from the exons ATGGCCACGACGGAAAACGGTACAATCCCTCCAGGAAATGTGACCAATTTTGAAATCCCAGGCACCATTCTAAAACAGAGCATACCAGTCATTGTCATTTTGGTCATATCATACTTCGTAGTCTTCATATTATGCGTGGTAGGCAATAGTTTAGTTTGCTTTATTGTGGCGAAGATTCCTCGGATGAGGACAGTGACGAACTACTTCATCTTAAACCTGGCTGCAAGCGACATCTTGGTAGCCGTCTTCTGCATGCCATTTACTCTTGTGGACAACATCATAATCGGTGGGTTTTGCTATCCATTACCGTTTCAGGTTGGGTCATATCGTAGT TTCATTCAAGCTCTGATGGAGGTAGCTGAAGA ATACTACGCCATAGTGTACCCAACCACGACCACGTTCACGGGCCGGATCACACTCTACGTCACCGCTGGCGTTTGGATGCTATCCCTCCTCCTCATGATCCCACAg GTGTTGCTGATTCGGGAAAATGCTTGGGTGGAGAACGGTCAAGTCATTCTGACGCTGTGCCAAGAAACCTCAGCCTTCTGGCGCAAGATTTACACCACGGTTCTATTCATCTGCTGCTTCATCATTCCCCTGACGGTCATCATGTACCTGTACGCTCAAATAGGGTTGGCAGTCTGGTTCAAACCGACGCCCGGTGGAGACAAGGCAACCGACGAGGCCAAGGCAGTTTCCCTACAGAGGAAGATGAAGGTTATTAAGATGCTGCTCACGGTGGTGGTGCTGTTCGCGCTGTCGTGGCTTCCCATCCATGTCATCACCATGATCAACGATTACGGATCACTGTCTCCTGATCAGCTAGACGTCCTCTGGATATACGTGTATCCAGCGTGTCATTGGCTCATCTACCTCAACAGTGCCATCAATCCCATAATCTACGGCTTTTTCAATCAGAACTTTCGAGCGGCCTTCCGGacactgatgatgatgaggggATTAAACGTGTCTAGCTTCCAGAGTCGGATGGTGAGCCAGGGAACCGTTATCAAGCGGTCAACTCGCAAAAGGCCTTTGAAATCGACAACGGCTAAAAGTGCTGATCAAGTCTCACCGGAAGCTGTCTGA